The following are from one region of the Coffea eugenioides isolate CCC68of chromosome 2, Ceug_1.0, whole genome shotgun sequence genome:
- the LOC113763301 gene encoding CDPK-related kinase 3 — MGQCYGKTIPTGDSGRPTTSLPDDRPSSSPTNNGGVNIPSVKNTPGRSSALPSPNPWPSPYPQGGGPGGTSPLPAGVSPSPARSTPGRRFFKRPFPPPSPAKHIKASLARRFGYPKTPREGPIPEDSTTTAVATESDHHQHSLDKNFGYNKNFGAKYELGKEVGRGHFGHTCFAKGKKSELKDVPVAVKIISKAKMTTAISIEDVRREVKILKALSGHRHLVKFYDACEDANNVYIVMELCEGGELLDRILSRGGRYTEEDAKIIVAQILSVVAFCHLQGVVHRDLKPENFLFTSRSEEADMKLIDFGLSDFIRPDERLNDIVGSAYYVAPEVLHRSYSLEADIWSIGVITYILLCGSRPFWARTESGIFRAVLRADPNFEDIPWPSVSKEAKDFVKRLLNKDYRKRMTAAQALTHPWLRSENHPIPLDILIYKLVKSYLHATPFKHAALRALSKALTEDELVYLRAQFMLLEPNKDGRVSLENFKMALLRNATDALKESRVPDILNAMAPLSYLKMEFEEFCAAAISTYQLEALDGWEQIASTAFEHFEQEGNRVISVEELARELNLGPTAYSILKDWIRNDGKLSLLGYTKFLHGVTLRSSNTRHH, encoded by the exons ATGGGGCAGTGTTATGGCAAGACGATCCCCACTGGGGACAGCGGTAGGCCCACCACCTCCCTCCCCGATGATCGCCCCTCTTCCTCCCCCACCAATAACGGCGGGGTTAACATCCCCTCTGTGAAAAATACTCCCGGCCGATCCTCCGCCCTACCCAGTCCCAACCCCTGGCCCAGTCCTTATCCTCAGGGAGGAGGACCAGGTGGGACCAGTCCTCTTCCAGCTGGCGTCTCCCCCTCTCCGGCCAGGTCCACTCCTGGCCGGAGATTCTTTAAGCGCCCCTTCCCGCCCCCCTCTCCGGCCAAGCACATCAAGGCCTCCCTCGCCAGGCGCTTCGGATATCCCAAGACCCCGCGTGAGGGCCCGATCCCCGAGGACTCTACCACTACCGCCGTCGCCACCGAAAGTGATCATCATCAGCACTCCCTGGATAAGAACTTTGGTTATAATAAGAACTTCGGAGCCAAGTATGAGTTGGGGAAAGAGGTGGGCAGGGGCCATTTTGGTCATACGTGCTTTGCTAAGGGCAAGAAGAGCGAGCTCAAAGACGTTCCTGTTGCTGTTAAAATCATCTCTAAAGCAaag aTGACGACAGCAATATCTATTGAAGATGTCCGGAGAgaagtgaaaattttgaaagcGCTATCTGGCCATAGACATCTGGTGAAATTTTATGATGCCTGTGAAGATGCCAATAATGTGTACATAGTAATGGA GTTGTGTGAAGGTGGAGAACTACTTGACAGAATATTATCTAG AGGTGGTAGATACACAGAAGAGGATGCTAAGATCATTGTTGCTCAAATATTGAGTGTTGTTGCATTTTGTCATCTCCAAGGTGTTGTCCACCGGGACTTGAAGCCTGAG AATTTCCTCTTTACCTCTAGAAGTGAAGAAGCTGATATGAAACTTATTGATTTTGGTCTTTCTGACTTCATTAGACCAG ATGAAAGACTTAATGATATTGTTGGGAGTGCATACTATGTGGCACCTGAAGTTCTCCATAGATCTTATAGCTTGGAGGCAGACATTTGGAGTATTGGTGTTATAACCTATATTTTGTTATGTGGGAGTAGACCATTTTGGGCAAGGACAGAATCTGGAATCTTCCGGGCAGTTCTCAGAGCTGATCCCAACTTTGAAGATATACCTTGGCCTTCTGTCTCAAAAGAAGCCAAGGACTTTGTCAAAAGGCTTCTAAACAAGGACTACAGGAAGAGAATGACTGCTGCACAAGCTTTGA CGCACCCATGGCTGCGGAGTGAAAACCATCCTATTCCTCTTGATATCTTGATTTACAAGTTGGTCAAGTCATATTTACATGCAACTCCTTTCAAACATGCAGCACTGAGG GCTCTATCAAAAGCTTTAACTGAGGATGAATTGGTTTATCTTAGAGCTCAGTTTATGCTTTTGGAACCAAATAAGGATGGACGTGTTTCTCTCGAAAACTTTAAAATG GCTCTTCTTCGGAATGCAACCGATGCCCTGAAGGAGTCGAGGGTTCCTGATATTTTAAATGCA ATGGCCCCGCTCTCTTATCTAAAGATGGAGTTCGAGGAGTTTTGTGCAGCTGCAATCAGCACATACCAACTGGAGGCTCTCGACGGCTGGGAGCAAATTGCTTCAACTGCATTTGAGCATTTCGAACAAGAGGGCAACCGAGTAATATCAGTGGAAGAGCTGGCTCGG GAGTTGAATCTTGGCCCTACAGCTTATTCAATTCTCAAAGACTGGATAAGAAATGATGGAAAACTCAGTTTGCTTGGATATACCAAATTTTTGCATGGGGTGACGCTCCGTAGTTCAAATACGAGACATCATTAG